The stretch of DNA GGAGAAGCTAATATGGTGGCAGATGTTTTGGCAAAGCAGTGAGCTCAAGGCTTGACATCAAATTTTTTTGATGGTCTTCTATTCAAGGGTGTATTCGGGGATTAATTCGATTAGATAAACTTGGCATGCCCTATATTAGAACGTGAGTGTGATGCATTATTGTTTTTACTTGTGATTTTGGCACCTGAGTATTTTGTTAGAATTCTTTGGTGGCCTTGAGATGTTTACTATGGTATTCTTCCGTTATAAGTGAGagttttttgaataaatttgggACGAGATCTCTCATGGACAGGAGACCTTCGTCTAACTATGTATTGGTTAATTTGTGGCAATGaaagtttacttttatttaaaaaaaaaaaaaactgctgaGATGAAATGTTGAATTAGGTTGTTTTTGggtactattatttaatattttataattacttttcatatacttttcactatttttattactatttaatatcttatcattaatttttcaccactctttcactactattcacagatctaCTAAGATCAATTCATAACCCAAATGTAGCTTAGTTTCCACAATCGTTTGAATATAATTACACCAACGTTCAATaaatacattcgaacataaggcactatgttcgaacgtatacaCTCTACAAACGTTTGAACTTATTCTGTTAATGTTTGCATGACTAAGAAAGATATGTTCAAACGAATTGATTAACCATCTGAATGTTAAGTCTTTGATGTTcgaaaatttttacattaacgtGCAAATGCGATATTCAAACGCCGCAGTATAAGCATTCGAATGAAAAATACCAAACATTAGATATTCATTGTTCAAATGCTAATCAGTCAggtaaatgttcgaacgttattcgGTAAATGCGAACATTACTTTCTGTGATGGAATTCGACTGTCACAAAATTCTTCACATTCGAATGTTATATTTCACGTAAGATctcaaccatcacaaaaataaaaaattttagtgaCGGTTGCACAATAAACCGTCACAACAtactttttgtaatatttttttgatgacGGTCTTAAATTGTCACAAAAAGTTTTTGTAATGATTTGTTTTGTGACGGTTTCATCCATCACAATAGATCAAATCTATTTTAGTGAgagaaatacataataatttgtctatttaagcTGGCTAAATACATTTGAGTCCACAAATTTTGGCTCTCTTTTAATCAATTGATCTTTATTCAGATATATAACTAcgaactaataaaaaaattgtagactTGTCATTATTCTTTCAGAGAAATCCTTGAGATcatgaattaaatttaagaagtCCAGGCCGTCATTCTCGGTTGATGGAGCTAATTTGTTCTTTCCCGGGAAATTATCTAAATTAGAGATAATTGGCCGTATTAGCTAGTCAATAGTGTATTAATGCAGAGAACTGCATGGACTGAGCAGTGAGCCCCACAAATCACGTCCGATAACGATCCAAGTCCATCAAgtcatatctttttttttttttttttttgtggtgctCACTGCTCGATACCGATCCAAGTCTATCAAgtcatatctttttttttttttttgcgctCACAGCTCAGTCCATGCGGTACTGGTCGTGAGTTCGTGCACCACAAGGCACGCAAGTCTTCCTATGTACATCCCTATTAATATCTGTCATGATAGAATTAACCTGCGCTATGATGGAATGGTCGTTGCACGAATCTTCCAAAtagaatcatttatatatatatatatatatatatatatatatatatattgcagagTCAGAAACATATGTTCAATAATATCTCTTATTCTAATTgtatttcaaaaaatctttacATATAGTGAAAGAAAACTGTAGAAACAGCTTTACACTTAGAAtatacaagaataaaaaaaataaaaacccaaaccCAAGAGACCAGACTGAATTATTAAAGACCaaacatattaacaaaaaaaaatcccaaaactaaTTCCCAGCGTAAAAAACCCGCAATTGTACTTCTTGAATAAATAACCAACCCAACCATACTTTTTAATGACATCTTAAAGACGGAATACCACATCTATCTAGCCTGACCATCCCTCTCACAACTTGAGGAAGCCTATCCATCTGACCATATATCCTATCAACCCTAGCTTCTGCATCTCTAATAAGCAAATCAGCTACTTTATTTCCCTCACGAAAAATATGCGAAACTTTGAAGTTTATTTCTTCCAAATTCTCTAACAAAGTCTCCCAtaaatcccataaataccaaacATTGTAAGTTTTCGAAGATAACCAATGAACAACTAATGCCGAGTCACACTCAATTTCCACATTATAAAACCCAAATTCTTTACACACAGCAACACCACGACATAAAGTCCTTAACTCGGCTTTATATGTATTGGTTCTGAAATtaagaaattctgaaaaaacaGCCATAACATTGTCGTCATGATCTCTAATCACACCACCCCCTCCACAACTTCTTGGATTTCCCCTACAACTTgcatctatttttaattttacccTACCCTCCATAGGCTTAGCCCATGATACTGCAGACAGCTTCCGGCCATTGACTTGTTTTATAGGCAAATTCATGGCTAGAAGAATATTTATATCATTTGATTAGATCTTACGGCACTGGGTAGAAATTTGGCCTAACCAAAACTTCACATCCCTCCAAATAGATTCAATTGATTCCTCCACTGATTCCATTCTAGCCTTACATCTACACACCCATAATTTTCAAGAGATCAAGCCTGGAATTAAACTCACCGGAATGCCTCTATGAGAACATCGTTTCACACACCTAAACCATGCGAGACTCGGCCACACCAAGTCGAGCTCTCCATGCAACGGACACCCAATTCTACAGATGCTCGACGCCACGCAGCTTTAGCAATATCTGCATTAATATCAGTCAAGACTCGTTGCATTTCCTATCACCGATATCAATCAAGACTACGTACCCAGCAAAACTGCTTAGGGACAACATTCTACCATGCATATTCGTATCGGGATCCATATAGCCTGAAGAGGGAGGCATGCACGTACAAAATGTCGTGATGTACAGATCACATGATCCCATggaagattttttgtttctatcattttttaaaagcttGGGTGAGTTCAAATAATACAAGTGTCATTCGTttatgttccttttttttttctattaatttaaaagtGGAACACGACGTTTCCATTTCAATTATTATATTCTCTCTTTAAGAACTACATggtaaaattaaagaaaatgttttagcTACACAAAATTAAATCTACAAACGAACATGTCTTGAtgtagattataaaattactttctaAATCGATTTGAAGGATCACATGAACTTATataagtttgtgagtttatttttatacagtTATTGTCGGATTGTACAAGCGTtgcatattcattttgaaaaagattgagatTCTGGATTGTACAACCACTGcatactccttttgaaaaagagtgaaattcactattaaaaaattaatttttttataaagatctcatatttactcattttttaaaaagaatgtgtGACGCTTGCACATTCTATATatgattgcaaatattatttttcttgtaacatttctaaaatattaattcataagGAAAGTTATCACTGAATGGTGAGTTTTTTATGGGATCCAAATCCTTGCTTGTATATACATCTTACTTCTTTTCGGAATTTCACGCATGGTGGTGAAattcaaagagagaaaaaaaaaaacataatacccGGAATCTATTTCGATCATGATTTATTTAGTTATCAAGCCAATGATATTAGGGAACTAATATCTGATCATAAGCTTAACTAACTCCCTTGAGTCGACACCTACATTGTTGTTCTTAGTATGTTTTGTGTTCTTTGCCAAAATATATAACACGTGTGATTCGgccattaatattaatttaagacTGCTTAACCAATTAAGTTTTCTATCTGTCAAGTACTTGGGTACATAATTTTGTCGTAAAACAATTGATACTGTTATATGTTAGGCATCGTACcaaattattatgttttaagcTAAATAGACAGTACTGtcaattttaagtaaaatggATTGAAACGTAGTCAGCTCTAAAAAATGCTTATTGCATCTCCATACATTTAATTTGCCGCGTGACTTATATTTCTTGAACATGAAAGTAATTAATTGTCTACagtaactatatatagtttacCCTATATATGCCAGTCTCTTTGAAGTAGGTtggtttggttatataaaatcaatttatttcattttatctcatataattattataacttttctaaattctcacataaaatataataaacaattcaactttttcaaatctcaaaataaaaataatattaaaaaattatattttaacaatattttattgtactttcaacaaaacatctcactTATCTTATTTGAACTACATAACCAAACCAGACCTCAGTCTCTTTGAAGTATATAGTCAAGCAAACGACAACaaactcatgatcatcatctcTTTCATTCTGTTTTGTTGAGTGTGCTTTTGTGTATGTGCACAGGGAGGGTAATATGGCCGCACATAGGTTAgctagaaatataaaaaatgtgaaaagtaTTGATATGTGGTGGAATagtattctttattttctttctcaagtcGTATGAGCTGACAAAAGTCTGTAATTTCTTTAATGAAGtgatttcttataaaaaaaaaaaaaactttaatatcGAGTGCTCAGTCCAAACTGGATGCACATTCAACTAACTAGTACAAACTACAAACTAGCTCATTTATTTATGTAAACACTCTGTCTATCTATCATTATTACTCAGCCAATGTATATTTAAACACACttgcattaatatttaatttcattcTTTAACTCATGACGTTGGTATAAGTCCAGCCATGCTCATACCTGAATTGATCAACAAATCATCCGTGTCGCTTATGTGGTTCATGTCATCTAGAATCACAATAAGCGCGactatgaatgcataatcaacgTTAGGATGAACAGTTACCGAGTAATTGTCTTTTCCGAACAGAGCACTTCGAACGGTGGTCTTCTTACCCATCTGCGTTTTTATTCCCATGATAATCAATTCTATTAGTTTCTAATTATATTGTAGGTTCTTAAACTTTCaagatctaattaattttacGAATTTAAGAACCAAGTAATAGGACTTCTTCTCTCTAATATAAACATCATCGAAAACAAGCTATAAGCGAAAACCAGCTTACCTCGGCAACTATATTGGTACGATCTCCGGTATATACGACACAAGATTTTTCATGCGAACTCCCTTCAACCATGAAGTCGCATACCTCTTCGTTTGTGTTATTTGCCAAGAACACATGTAACTTTGCCCTCATTTGAATCATTGAAGATCGCTTAACAGTAAAAATCAGATCATTGGGCTCTTTGCTTTTGCCCCTATACACATTCCATCTGTGATGTGCAGACATTATCTACGCAAACAAACATCATGATCAATTGCAATTTGCagagaatatataattatatgaatataagaaaatttagaaCAAAACCAAGACTTGGGGAAAAAGATGTTACATATGTTTAtgatgaaatatataatattatcagcCAAATTAATTAACCTTCTCTCGAAGAGTGACAATAGGATTTCCATCAGCATGAAACAGAACACGATGATCATGAAGGgacattaatttttctttcacataaaaaatgacGGTGCCTTTGCTGTCTGTGACAACAAAGTTACCACCGGATATGGTCATGACTTTTTTGACAACCGCCAGATCAACGGTATAAGGTGTACAGTACTGAGTGCAGATTACGGGAATAGGGTTGGCAAACTGTGCGACAGTTGGAGCTGGAGCTGGAATTGACTGAgccatgatgatgatgatgatgatgatgggatcGGATTGGAGCACTGGATCAGAAGAAGACTTGCTTATGTTGCTTGGGGCTTTGGTGATGTGGGGAGCAGTAACACAGTTTTTGTGAGCGGCTTTCCTGTTAAATTGCGAGGAAGAGCAGGGGCGGATCAATACAAATGGAGAATTAAAGTGAAATTTAACTGAATTAtctgtaattataatataataaatataaataatttattatattacttataaaaaaaatttattgtattaaatattaaatttaatattatggtgccttacatattaaaaattataaaaagaatttaaaattttatttaatgaaataatttttattttatttaaaaaaaaaacctcatttttatttttagagaccTTCATACAGTGGGCCTTAGGCAATAGCATAAAAGGCCTTACCAGCGGCCTTGAGGAAGAGCGCCCGTCAAGCCGCCTTTGTACATGTATAGGACTTTTAtgccaaaaaaatccaaagaatgaTAGCTATCATGATGCCGTGTTGTCCAATTCTTGCATAAAGTGATGATCAAGAATAGATCCAAATAACTATCAAAAGAAGCTTTTGGATGACTTTGAAAAATTTGCTAACAAGCAGAGagagttaaattaaattagatagaTGAGAAAATCTTTTTCACATTGATTCAATTATTAAACATCAGTTTTCCTTctctttgaatattttctttgaattgatttcatttaaaaattacaattacaaaaatcttagtgactttaATAAATAAAGTCGATGTTAGTATAATTTCGATACTTGTCAAAGTGAGATACCAATTTCTGAGGATGATACTCTTTttatcactttactataaaagtACGATattgtgcacttgcagttttgcaccgatcaagtttttggcgccgttgtcagggattgatttcttcttatttttgtcaATATCGATACAAAGcaatcttggttttaatttagaattttattttttaattttaattgtttttgttttacaaGTGTGTTTTTGACGTTGGATACGTTGTGCTAGATATCTTGACATTACTCCCTTTGATTCagagattgaaagaactcttagatcatgaacaaaaaaaaaaatactagccATGGCTGACGGACAAGAAGATGCACAATCACGCACCTTGAAAGATTATGTACTGCTAGTTGTGAATGACAACTACTCGGGTATAAGATGTCAAACCATTAATGCCAACAATTTTGTGCTCAAACCAGCCTTAATCAGCATGGTGCAAGAAGCCCAATTCAGCAGATCGCCACTAGATGATCCCAATATTCATTTGAcgatattttttgagatttatgACACTGTAAAGATTAATGGTGTTACTGAAGACACCATTAGAATgagattatttcatttttctttgagGGACAAGGCAAGAGGTTGGCTACAATTTCTATAGCCGGGAAGTATTACTAGCTGGCAGGATATGGCTGAAAAAGTTTTTTGCTAAATTCTTTCCACCTGCAAAACCAGCCCAACTCAGAAGTGAGATTGGTCAATTCAACCAAACTAATTTTGAATCGCTCTATGAGGCATGGAAAAAGTATAAAGATTTGATTT from Juglans regia cultivar Chandler chromosome 4, Walnut 2.0, whole genome shotgun sequence encodes:
- the LOC108989962 gene encoding protein LURP-one-related 10-like yields the protein MAQSIPAPAPTVAQFANPIPVICTQYCTPYTVDLAVVKKVMTISGGNFVVTDSKGTVIFYVKEKLMSLHDHRVLFHADGNPIVTLREKIMSAHHRWNVYRGKSKEPNDLIFTVKRSSMIQMRAKLHVFLANNTNEEVCDFMVEGSSHEKSCVVYTGDRTNIVAEMGKKTTVRSALFGKDNYSVTVHPNVDYAFIVALIVILDDMNHISDTDDLLINSDAEFTFELYEQGNGRVNLEITRGGDGGRCTGGWFGLGKYEKLYRLCFNCGRIVHDKESCKERDGNSDQYGVWLRDLPQMRKGSARSKDQRGSDYNEKREENSRSGSDKMEKGEESKGGGMEDVIGK